Proteins from one Sinomonas terrae genomic window:
- a CDS encoding LacI family DNA-binding transcriptional regulator → MEKNTSERAVTLKDLAKELGIHPSTVSRVLHSDPDSARGAASEATAQRIRELAAEVGYSPDPQATSLRTRRTQLLGVVVPRLSDLVLAIMYEGIEEAAARIGYSAFVTNSRDDVDEQRRKVEMMLARRVDGLIIGDSHLDGDVLPDLRHRAVPFVLMNRRHPGFPSSTCDDTRGGELVAEHLWDKGHRRVCVIAGEPYASTAVDRTAGFVDRWRALGGDIPDDSIVWSRFDTQGGREAAERILAAGTAPTALFAVNDFAAIGAMGALRTHGMAVGADCAVVGYNDTSLAAELPIPLSSVRSPMAEIGRSAVRLLQRVIRGEPVESVRLAPTLQVRESSA, encoded by the coding sequence ATGGAGAAGAACACGAGCGAGAGGGCGGTGACCCTCAAGGACCTGGCCAAGGAGCTGGGCATCCACCCTTCCACGGTGTCCAGGGTGCTGCACTCGGACCCGGACTCGGCCAGAGGCGCGGCGTCGGAGGCCACGGCCCAGCGGATCCGCGAGCTCGCTGCGGAGGTGGGCTACTCCCCGGACCCCCAGGCCACCAGCCTGCGCACGCGCAGGACGCAGCTGCTGGGCGTCGTCGTCCCGCGCCTGTCCGACCTCGTGCTGGCGATCATGTACGAGGGCATCGAGGAGGCGGCGGCGCGCATCGGCTACTCCGCCTTCGTCACCAACTCGCGCGACGACGTCGACGAGCAGCGCCGCAAGGTCGAGATGATGCTCGCGCGCAGGGTGGACGGGCTGATCATCGGCGATTCGCACCTCGACGGGGACGTCCTGCCCGACCTCAGGCACCGTGCCGTGCCGTTCGTGCTCATGAACCGTCGTCATCCCGGCTTCCCCTCCTCGACGTGCGACGACACCCGGGGCGGGGAGCTCGTCGCGGAGCACCTCTGGGACAAGGGCCACCGGCGCGTCTGCGTCATTGCGGGCGAGCCGTACGCGAGCACGGCGGTGGACCGCACCGCGGGCTTCGTGGACCGCTGGCGGGCCCTCGGGGGCGACATCCCGGATGACTCCATCGTCTGGTCGCGCTTCGACACCCAGGGAGGACGCGAGGCAGCGGAGAGGATCCTCGCCGCCGGCACTGCCCCGACCGCCCTCTTCGCGGTCAACGACTTCGCCGCGATCGGGGCGATGGGCGCCCTCCGCACCCACGGGATGGCCGTGGGTGCGGACTGCGCCGTCGTCGGGTACAACGACACGTCGCTCGCCGCCGAGCTGCCCATCCCGCTCTCCTCCGTCCGGTCCCCCATGGCCGAGATCGGCCGGAGCGCTGTCCGGCTGCTCCAGCGCGTCATCCGCGGCGAACCGGTCGAGTCGGTCCGGCTCGCGCCGACCCTCCAGGTCCGCGAGAGCAGCGCCTGA
- a CDS encoding biotin-dependent carboxyltransferase family protein, with the protein MAFEVKSPGLSTTVQDRGRPGYYNVGIPQGGSMDQYSAEMANALVGNPPEAAVLECTYLGPVLTATEAALVAVTGAPVPVRVNGQERQEWTRLALEAGDELSFGPLRGGTRFYLAFAGGIDVPEVLGSRSTYLIGGIGGRKLEAGDVVPIGVPDGVPPRSEAVPEEFRPVFAKEQAVRVVMGLYDHRLTQAGRESLLTGEWTVTPVADRMGIRYSGPGVQWKEREQPFGAGSDPSNIVDAGYAVGSIQIPGGTQPIILHRDAVSGGGYAMVATVISADMDLLARAAPGTATRFVEASLDEALEARKERTAFRDRALAALRSG; encoded by the coding sequence ATGGCATTTGAGGTCAAGAGCCCGGGCCTGTCGACCACGGTCCAGGACCGGGGCCGGCCCGGCTACTACAACGTCGGAATCCCCCAGGGCGGGTCCATGGACCAGTACTCGGCGGAGATGGCGAACGCCCTCGTGGGCAACCCGCCCGAGGCAGCGGTGCTCGAATGCACCTACCTCGGCCCAGTCCTGACCGCCACCGAGGCGGCCCTGGTCGCCGTGACCGGCGCGCCCGTCCCGGTCAGGGTCAACGGCCAGGAGCGTCAGGAGTGGACCCGGCTCGCCCTCGAGGCCGGGGACGAGCTGAGCTTCGGGCCCCTGAGGGGCGGCACCCGCTTCTACCTCGCCTTCGCCGGCGGGATCGACGTCCCCGAGGTCCTCGGCAGCCGGTCCACCTACCTCATCGGCGGGATCGGGGGCCGCAAGCTCGAGGCCGGCGACGTCGTCCCCATCGGAGTCCCAGACGGCGTGCCGCCGCGGTCGGAAGCGGTCCCCGAGGAGTTCCGACCCGTGTTCGCCAAGGAGCAGGCTGTCCGGGTGGTCATGGGACTCTACGACCACCGCCTCACCCAGGCCGGGCGGGAGAGCCTCCTCACGGGCGAATGGACGGTCACCCCGGTGGCGGACCGGATGGGGATCCGCTACTCGGGACCCGGCGTCCAGTGGAAGGAGCGCGAGCAGCCCTTCGGGGCCGGCTCCGATCCGTCGAACATCGTGGACGCAGGCTACGCCGTCGGCTCGATCCAGATCCCCGGCGGCACCCAGCCGATCATCCTGCACCGCGACGCGGTCTCCGGCGGCGGCTACGCCATGGTGGCCACGGTCATCAGCGCTGACATGGACCTGCTGGCCAGGGCTGCCCCCGGGACGGCCACCCGCTTCGTCGAGGCGAGCCTCGACGAGGCCTTGGAGGCACGCAAGGAGCGGACCGCCTTCCGGGACCGCGCCCTCGCAGCCCTGCGATCGGGCTAG